Proteins from a single region of Pseudopedobacter saltans DSM 12145:
- a CDS encoding metallophosphoesterase family protein, which produces MKKIGLLSDTHGYLDDKIFKYFEDRDEIWHAGDFGTLELAEQFASFKPLRGVYGNIDGKDIRAMYPEHLRFKCEEVDVWMTHIGGYPDRYSSKVKPDIYTKSPDLFICGHSHILKVIYDQKIQCLHINPGAAGKQGWHKQRTLIRFCISEKKIHTLEVVELIDR; this is translated from the coding sequence ATGAAGAAAATAGGATTATTGTCAGATACTCACGGATATCTCGACGATAAGATTTTTAAGTATTTTGAAGACCGTGATGAGATCTGGCATGCTGGAGATTTTGGAACATTGGAATTGGCCGAACAATTTGCCTCTTTTAAACCGCTGAGAGGAGTGTATGGTAATATTGATGGCAAAGATATCAGAGCAATGTATCCTGAACATTTACGGTTTAAATGTGAAGAAGTAGACGTTTGGATGACGCATATCGGCGGATATCCTGATAGGTATAGTTCAAAAGTGAAGCCTGATATATACACTAAGTCTCCTGATTTGTTTATTTGCGGACACTCGCATATTTTAAAAGTAATTTATGATCAGAAAATACAATGCTTGCATATCAACCCTGGTGCTGCTGGTAAACAAGGCTGGCATAAGCAAAGAACTTTAATTAGATTTTGCATTTCAGAAAAAAAAATTCATACATTGGAGGTCGTGGAATTGATAGATAGATAA
- the fbp gene encoding class 1 fructose-bisphosphatase gives MTVVKTLGQFIIEKQADFPYAKGELSRLLRDIGIAAKIVNREINKAGLVDILGEAGTVNVQGESQKKLDIYANEQFISALESGGECCLVASEENEEVVLLNSKFSKNGKYIVAIDPLDGSSNIEVNVAVGTTFSIYRRKTDVSEEPNESDVLQKGTEQVAAGYIVYGSSTMLVYTTGKGVNGFTLDPSIGEFCLSHPNMRIPEDGTIYSINEGYYTHFPEGVKKYIKYCQVHDKETNRPYTSRYIGSMVADLHRNLIRGGIFIYPTTAANPQGKLRLVYECNPLAFIIEQAGGLATNGVKRILDIEVNKVHQRSCIFIGSKNMVLKAEEMMREYSPVADTEASVAV, from the coding sequence ATGACAGTAGTAAAAACACTAGGGCAGTTCATTATAGAGAAACAAGCAGACTTCCCATATGCAAAAGGAGAGCTTTCCAGGTTATTGAGAGATATAGGAATTGCCGCTAAAATTGTAAACCGAGAAATTAATAAGGCAGGTTTGGTAGATATTTTGGGAGAAGCAGGAACGGTAAACGTTCAGGGCGAATCGCAAAAGAAATTAGATATCTATGCAAATGAGCAGTTTATTTCCGCATTGGAAAGTGGGGGAGAGTGCTGCCTGGTAGCATCCGAAGAGAATGAGGAAGTTGTATTGTTGAATTCTAAATTTTCTAAAAACGGAAAATATATTGTAGCAATTGACCCTTTAGACGGTTCTTCCAATATAGAAGTAAACGTTGCGGTGGGAACAACCTTTTCGATTTACAGAAGAAAGACCGACGTAAGCGAAGAACCTAACGAAAGTGATGTATTACAAAAAGGAACCGAGCAGGTAGCTGCGGGTTATATTGTTTACGGATCATCAACTATGCTGGTTTATACCACGGGTAAAGGAGTAAACGGATTTACATTAGATCCATCTATTGGAGAATTCTGTCTTTCCCATCCAAATATGAGGATACCCGAAGATGGTACAATTTACAGTATTAACGAAGGTTACTATACGCATTTTCCTGAAGGTGTAAAAAAATACATTAAATATTGTCAGGTTCATGATAAAGAAACCAACCGCCCTTATACTTCCAGATATATAGGCTCTATGGTTGCAGATTTGCACAGAAATTTGATCAGAGGAGGGATATTTATCTATCCAACAACAGCGGCCAATCCCCAGGGAAAATTAAGATTGGTGTATGAATGCAACCCTTTGGCATTTATCATAGAGCAGGCAGGAGGTTTAGCGACAAATGGAGTAAAACGTATTCTGGATATTGAAGTAAACAAAGTACATCAGCGTTCATGTATTTTTATAGGTTCTAAAAATATGGTTCTGAAAGCCGAAGAGATGATGCGTGAATATTCGCCAGTTGCAGATACAGAAGCTAGCGTGGCTGTCTAA
- the rnhA gene encoding ribonuclease HI, which yields MIELFTDGAASGNPGPGGYGVILRSGPHYKEISDGFRLTTNNRMELLAVCIGLEAIKKPGQNVTIYSDSKYVIDAIDKKWVFGWVKKGFEGKKNKDLWLRLLNSYRLHHIKLVWVKGHAGHPENERCDQLAVQASKGSNLKIDSVFEMENKKSSLI from the coding sequence ATGATTGAATTGTTCACAGACGGCGCTGCGAGTGGGAATCCTGGTCCGGGAGGATACGGAGTTATACTTCGTTCCGGACCTCATTATAAAGAAATTTCGGACGGTTTTAGATTAACAACCAACAATAGAATGGAGCTTCTTGCTGTGTGCATTGGTCTTGAGGCTATAAAAAAGCCAGGGCAAAATGTTACCATTTACTCCGATTCCAAATATGTAATAGATGCAATAGACAAAAAATGGGTATTTGGCTGGGTAAAAAAAGGATTCGAAGGAAAGAAAAATAAAGATTTATGGCTTAGGCTTTTAAACTCCTACCGCTTGCATCACATCAAATTGGTTTGGGTAAAGGGTCATGCCGGACATCCTGAAAACGAACGCTGCGATCAGCTAGCGGTACAGGCAAGCAAAGGAAGTAATTTAAAAATAGACAGTGTTTTCGAAATGGAAAATAAAAAAAGCAGCCTGATATAG